In Sorghum bicolor cultivar BTx623 chromosome 10, Sorghum_bicolor_NCBIv3, whole genome shotgun sequence, one genomic interval encodes:
- the LOC8065430 gene encoding AUGMIN subunit 3 yields the protein MSGAALCAALTELGFDGEDPLDADALEWPFQYEEARPLLAWICSCLRPSNVLSPSHLAQYEQLVEEGRLLEGEDLDSAFDSISAFSSKKDNQEAVFGLEETILDIREAKLAYRAEVFELQKQLARQQAQFDLLAGQASTLIQGRRARVSAMSAVSGELISLDEILSSRNLEMNAVLGRIAATTQELAHYHSGDEESIYLAYSDFHPYVVGDLSCTKELNRWFSKQFEKGPFRLVAEEGKSKCSWVSLDDITNCLIRGDSEKSHHHQRVAELQRLRSIFATSERQWIEAQVENAKQQAILSILKAQVSSDEAHIHRDIHSLRRKGSELAGELSTLSQKVQALVSETIPCLCSELAQLQGTYILQGDYDLKVMRQEYYINRQKTFINHLVNQLARHQFLKIACQLERKNIARAYSLLRVIESELQSYLSAVNTRLGHYNSLIQAASEVREQGAIDDRDTFLHAVRDLLCIHSNVQATVPTYMSAHALVQQISALQSDLLSLQSELENTLPADRKRCINELCTLIQTVEQLLFASSTTAEPILTPWPLMRALDDMENANAQVEVSVEEVTKARTQKIKIFENRAHEVGRERQIFVDFFCNPERLKNQVRELTSRVKALQD from the exons ATGAGCGGGGCCGCGCTGTGCGCGGCGCTGACGGAGCTGGGGTTCGACGGGGAGGACCCGCTGGACGCGGACGCGCTGGAGTGGCCGTTCCAGTACGAGGAGGCGCGCCCGCTGCTTGCCTGGATCTGCTCCTGCCTCCgcccctccaacgtcctctccCCGTCCCACCTGGCCCA GTATGAACAGCTCGTGGAAGAGGGAAGACTGTTAGAG GGTGAAGATTTGGACTCTGCTTTTGATAGTATTTCAGCATTTTCAAGCAAGAAAGATAATCAAGAGGCTGTGTTTGGATTGGAAGAAACCATTCTTGATATCCG TGAAGCAAAACTAGCATATAGAGCCGAAGTTTTTGAGTTACAAAAGCAGCTTGCACGGCAGCAAGCACAATTTGATTTGCTTGCAGGCCAGGCTTCAACTCTTATTCAAGGTAGAAGGGCACGTGTATCTGCTATGTCTGCAGTTAGTGGAGAGCTTATATCGTTAGATGAGATACTTTCTTCCAGAAACTTGGAG ATGAATGCAGTTCTTGGAAGAATCGCTGCTACTACCCAGGAACTGGCCCATTATCATTCAGGGGATG AGGAAAGTATATATTTGGCATATTCAGACTTCCATCCCTATGTTGTTGGCGACTTGTCTTGTACGAAAGAGCTAAATAGGTGGTTCTCAAAGCAATTCGAGAAG GGGCCATTTCGACTTGTTGCTGAGGAGGGGAAATCCAAATGTTCCTGGGTTAGTCTTGATGACATCACTAATTGCTTGATAAGAG GAGATTCTGAAAAATCTCATCATCACCAACGCGTCGCTGAGTTGCAACGACTTCGTTCCAT ATTTGCAACAAGTGAAAGACAGTGGATTGAAGCACAGGTTGAGAATGCTAAACAGCAGGCTATACTCTCTATATTGAAAGCACAAGTGTCATCCGACGAGGCTCATATACATAGGGATATCCATTCTCTTAG GAGAAAAGGTTCTGAGCTTGCTGGAGAGCTCTCAACACTTTCTCAAAAGGTGCAAGCTTTGGTATCTGAG ACAATACCATGCCTGTGTTCAGAACTTGCTCAACTTCAAGGCACATATATATTGCAAG GGGATTATGATTTAAAGGTCATGCGCCAGGAGTACTACATTAACAGGCAAAAAACG TTCATCAATCATTTGGTTAATCAGCTTGCCAGACACCAGTTTCTAAAGATCGCTTGCCAActtgaaaggaagaatatagCTAGAGCGTACTCATTGCTTAGAGTAATAGAATCTGAATTACAAAGCTACCTCTCAGCAGTCAATACCCGCTTG GGTCATTATAATTCATTAATTCAAGCTGCATCTGAAGTACGAGAGCAAGGAGCTATTGATGATCGTGAcactttcctccatgcagtgcgAGATCTCCTATGCATTCACTCAA ATGTCCAAGCAACAGTGCCAACATATATGTCAGCACATGCATTGGTTCAGCAGATATCAGCACTTCAATCTGACTTGCTTTCTCTTCAGTCTGAGCTGGAGAACACCCTTCCAGCTGACCGGAAAAGATGTATCAATGAGTT ATGTACTCTGATTCAAACAGTGGAACAGCTTCTATTTGCGTCGTCAACTACTGCAGAACCAATATTGACGCCTTGG CCATTGATGCGGGCACTTGATGATATGGAAAATGCCAACGCTCAAGTTGAAGTTTCTGTGGAAGAAGTAACCAAGGCTCGCACCCAGAAGATAAAG ATCTTTGAAAATCGTGCCCACGAGGTGGGGAGGGAGCGACAAATATTTGTTGATTTCTTCTGCAACCCTGAGCGCCTCAAGAATCAAGTCAGAGAGCTGACCTCCCGTGTGAAAGCTCTCCAGGACTAG
- the LOC8065431 gene encoding probable folate-biopterin transporter 2 has translation MSPQPAPDDLAEDKERETNVLIEAAAPGPPAKAAEDGDGHGRPAPSPVAWFRMLARELHWSFVFGVVATYGISQGLGGGITRVASDYYWKDVQRVQPSVAQVYQGVTSIPWMVKPLWGLLTDVLPVAGYRRRPYFILAGFIGVIAMLILALHSKLHALFALLALMTGSASVAIADVTIDACVAENSIVYPHLAADMISLNGFCSSVGGLIGFSISGFLVHAIGAQGALGLLTIPSALVILSGALLKEVHIPNFPYEQAHKKFVEASGKMLTALKCPEVWRPCVYMYVSLALSVDIQEGMFFWYTDRSAGLSFHEGFIGFMFAIGSVGSLVGVILYQNILKDHSFRSLLFSSQLLLSLAGMLDLILVLRLNLKMGIPDYYFAVIDEGVSKMINRIKWMPLLVLSSKLCPTGIEGTFYALLMSIDNIGSLTGSWVGGLLLHLLRITRTEFKNLWAAILIRNIMRLLPLALLFLVPRSDPNSTLLPSDLLNEADDDEAQRVENVELTSLPANRDSCNDKSLHDCENREGLDGERDDDEASLLANRS, from the exons ATGTCGCCGCAGCCGGCCCCCGACGACCTCGCCGAGGACAAGGAGAGGGAGACCAATGTCCTCATCGAGGCGGCGGCCCCGGGGCCACCAGCGAAGGCGGCCGAGGACGGCGACGGCCACGGCAGGCCCGCGCCGTCGCCGGTGGCGTGGTTCCGGATGCTGGCCAGGGAGCTGCACTGGAGCTTCGTcttcggcgtggtggccacgtaCGGCATCAGCCAGGGCCTCGGCGGCGGCATCACGCGCGTCGCGTCCGACTACTACTGGAAGGACGTGCAGCGGGTGCAGCCGTCCGTGGCGCAGGTGTACCAGGGCGTCACCTCCATCCCCTGGATGGTCAAGCCGCTCTGGGGCCTGCTCACCGACGTGCTCCCCGTCGCCGGATACCGCCGCCGGCCCTACTTTATTCTTGCAG GCTTCATCGGAGTGATTGCAATGCTTATACTCGCTCTCCACAGCAAGCTTCATGCATTGTTCGCTCTGTTGGCATTGATGACTGGAAGTGCTAGTGTGGCGATAGCTGATGTTACTATAGATGCTTGCGTGGCGGAAAACAGTATAGTGTACCCTCATCTTGCTGCTGACATGATAAGCTTAAATGGATTCTGTTCTTCTGTTGGAGGTCTTATTGGATTCTCAATAAGTGGTTTTCTTGTTCATGCAATAGGGGCTCAA GGTGCCCTTGGACTGTTAACCATACCCTCTGCCTTAGTGATTTTATCCGGAGCACTGCTGAAGGAGGTTCATATCCCCAACTTTCCATACGAGCAG GCCCACAAGAAGTTTGTAGAAGCAAGTGGAAAAATGTTAACAGCTTTGAAATGCCCTGAAGTATGGCGACCATGTGTTTACATGTACGTATCACTTGCGTTGAGTGTCGACATCCAAGAAGGAATGTTCTTCTGGTACACGGACCGAAGCGCAGGGTTATCTTTTCATGAG GGATTTATTGGCTTTATGTTCGCTATTGGATCAGTTGGTTCTCTTGTGGGTGTTATACTTTATCAAAACATTCTTAAGGACCATTCATTTCGCAGCCTTCTTTTTTCGAGCCAGCTGTTGCTAAGCTTGGCAGGAATGCTTGATCTGATCTTGGTGCTCCGACTAAACCTTAAAATGGGGATACCAGATTACTACTTTGCGGTGATCGATGAGGGGGTCTCCAAAATGATCAACCGTATCAAATGGATGCCTCTTCTGGTACTTAGCTCAAAGCTTTGCCCCACTGGCATTGAAGGCACATTCTACGCATTGCTCATGTCTATCGACAACATTGGCTCCTTAACTGGATCATGGGTTGGTGGGTTGCTCCTTCATTTGTTGAGAATCACAAGAACAGAATTCAAGAACCTCTGGGCCGCGATCTTAATTCGAAATATTATGAGACTGCTACCACTGGCGCTGCTGTTCTTGGTCCCAAGAAGTGATCCGAATTCCACTCTTCTTCCATCCGATTTGCTGAATGAGGCAGATGACGATGAAGCTCAGCGAGTAGAGAATGTCGAGTTAACCTCCCTCCCTGCAAACAGAGATTCTTGCAATGATAAATCTCTCCATGACTGTGAGAACCGCGAGGGCCTTGACGGAGAACGAGACGACGACGAAGCTTCACTTCTTGCCAACAGGAGTTGA
- the LOC8076213 gene encoding uncharacterized protein LOC8076213 isoform X2, with protein sequence MVHLPSSGKRPAEPAMAPERHAAAVKLEVEELGADERGPLSKRAKAAQLMPPTPPQPQQDMYHNVLDEPSPLGLRLKKSPSLLDLIQMRLSQASNAGESSMDNSGSEPSKKKDNKSGASAAGERLKASNFPANVLKIGSWEYVSRYEGDLVAKCYFAKHKLVWEVLEGGLKSKIEIQWSDITALKATCPENGQGTLDVALARPPLFFKETDPQPRKHTLWQATSDFTGGQASMHRRHFLQCPSTLLSKNFEKLIQCDQRLYQLSQQPEIALETAVFEPRCSIFEDPVESKCAGFTNLKDEHEALPGYSGSVSPCAGSSISAKNENNDSIGMPAEYLPQAVGTGVGAVGVQSVGRNVNGAAPEFNIPHWWSQLKVPGLRPSMSVDDLVSHLGNCISEQITSGNPALANNEVPTKETLEGIAQYLLGDTQGPPVSASDERSLMARVDSLCCLIQKDTVPVAKPKPEPNDSDSIGAEASDGSDEEFSSAPTGKPTDATNPPAMSRKDSFGELLTNLPRIASLPQFLFKIPEDTEN encoded by the exons ATGGTGCATCTGCCGAGCTCGGGGAAGCGGCCGGCCGAGCCGGCCATGGCTCCCGAGCGGCACGCGGCCGCGGTCAAGCTGGAGGTGGAGGAGCTCGGGGCCGACGAGCGCGGCCCGCTCAGCAAGCGCGCCAAGGCGGCTCAGCTGATGCCCCCGACGCCTCCGCAGCCGCAGCAG GATATGTACCACAATGTACTTGATGAACCTAGCCCGTTGGGTCTGCGGCTGAAAAAGAGCCCATCACTCTTGGATTTGATTCAGATGAGGCTTTCTCAAGCATCCAATGCTGGGGAGTCTTCCATGGACAACAGTGGTTCTGAGCCTTCCAAGAAGAAAGACAATAAATCTGGTGCGTCTGCAGCAGGAGAACGGCTAAAGGCTTCGAATTTTCCTGCAAATGTATTGAAGATTGGTTCATGGGAG TATGTGTCACGGTACGAAGGTGATTTGGTGGCAAAGTGTTACTTTGCAAAGCATAAACTTGTGTGGGAAGTTCTGGAAGGTGGCCTTAAGAGTAAGATAGAAATTCAATGGTCAGATATTACTGCTTTGAAGGCAACTTGCCCTGAAAATGGCCAAGGAACCTTGGATGTGGCG TTGGCCAGACCACCTCTTTTCTTTAAAGAGACAGATCCACAGCCAAGAAAACACACACTGTGGCAGGCTACCTCAGATTTCACTGGTGGTCAAGCGAGTATGCACAG GCGGCATTTTCTGCAGTGCCCTTCAACCTTGTTGAGCAAGAATTTTGAGAAGCTTATTCAGTGTGATCAGCGGCTATATCAATTGAGCCAACAACCAGAGATCGCATTAGAGACTGCAGTGTTTGAACCTAGGTGCTCAATATTTGAGGATCCGGTTGAATCAAAATGTGCTGGTTTTACTAATTTGAAAGATGAACATGAGGCTCTACCTGGCTATTCAGGCTCTGTGTCACCATGTGCCGGTTCCTCCATATCTGCTAAGAATGAAAACAATGATTCCATTGGAATGCCAGCTGAATATCTTCCTCAGGCAGTAGGAACAG GAGTTGGTGCTGTAGGTGTACAATCTGTCGGCAGAAATGTGAATGGTGCAGCACCAGAATTCAATATCCCCCATTGGTGGAGTCAATTGAAGGTGCCTGGGCTTAGACCGTCGATGTCAGTGGATGATCTGGTGAGCCACCTAGGTAACTGCATCTCAGAGCAGATCACTTCAGGCAATCCGGCATTGGCGAACAATGAGGTGCCAACCAAAGAAACACTCGAGGGGATTGCTCAGTACCTTCTTGGTGACACACAAGGCCCACCGGTTTCTGCTTCAGACGAGAGATCACTGATGGCCAGGGTGGACTCCCTCTGCTGTTTGATTCAGAAAGACACAGTACCAGTTGCCAAACCAAAGCCAGAGCCAAATGACAGTGACAGCATTGGCGCAGAGGCCTCAGATGGTTCCGACGAAGAATTCAGCTCCGCACCAACAGGGAAACCTACAGATGCCACCAACCCACCAGCCATGTCAAGAAAGGATTCGTTTGGGGAGCTCCTGACAAACCTCCCCCGCATTGCCTCGCTACCGCAGTTCCTCTTCAAGATCCCAGAGGATACTGAGAACTGA
- the LOC8076213 gene encoding uncharacterized protein LOC8076213 isoform X1, which translates to MVHLPSSGKRPAEPAMAPERHAAAVKLEVEELGADERGPLSKRAKAAQLMPPTPPQPQQDMYHNVLDEPSPLGLRLKKSPSLLDLIQMRLSQASNAGESSMDNSGSEPSKKKDNKSGASAAGERLKASNFPANVLKIGSWEYVSRYEGDLVAKCYFAKHKLVWEVLEGGLKSKIEIQWSDITALKATCPENGQGTLDVALARPPLFFKETDPQPRKHTLWQATSDFTGGQASMHRRHFLQCPSTLLSKNFEKLIQCDQRLYQLSQQPEIALETAVFEPRCSIFEDPVESKCAGFTNLKDEHEALPGYSGSVSPCAGSSISAKNENNDSIGMPAEYLPQAVGTGIFTGVGAVGVQSVGRNVNGAAPEFNIPHWWSQLKVPGLRPSMSVDDLVSHLGNCISEQITSGNPALANNEVPTKETLEGIAQYLLGDTQGPPVSASDERSLMARVDSLCCLIQKDTVPVAKPKPEPNDSDSIGAEASDGSDEEFSSAPTGKPTDATNPPAMSRKDSFGELLTNLPRIASLPQFLFKIPEDTEN; encoded by the exons ATGGTGCATCTGCCGAGCTCGGGGAAGCGGCCGGCCGAGCCGGCCATGGCTCCCGAGCGGCACGCGGCCGCGGTCAAGCTGGAGGTGGAGGAGCTCGGGGCCGACGAGCGCGGCCCGCTCAGCAAGCGCGCCAAGGCGGCTCAGCTGATGCCCCCGACGCCTCCGCAGCCGCAGCAG GATATGTACCACAATGTACTTGATGAACCTAGCCCGTTGGGTCTGCGGCTGAAAAAGAGCCCATCACTCTTGGATTTGATTCAGATGAGGCTTTCTCAAGCATCCAATGCTGGGGAGTCTTCCATGGACAACAGTGGTTCTGAGCCTTCCAAGAAGAAAGACAATAAATCTGGTGCGTCTGCAGCAGGAGAACGGCTAAAGGCTTCGAATTTTCCTGCAAATGTATTGAAGATTGGTTCATGGGAG TATGTGTCACGGTACGAAGGTGATTTGGTGGCAAAGTGTTACTTTGCAAAGCATAAACTTGTGTGGGAAGTTCTGGAAGGTGGCCTTAAGAGTAAGATAGAAATTCAATGGTCAGATATTACTGCTTTGAAGGCAACTTGCCCTGAAAATGGCCAAGGAACCTTGGATGTGGCG TTGGCCAGACCACCTCTTTTCTTTAAAGAGACAGATCCACAGCCAAGAAAACACACACTGTGGCAGGCTACCTCAGATTTCACTGGTGGTCAAGCGAGTATGCACAG GCGGCATTTTCTGCAGTGCCCTTCAACCTTGTTGAGCAAGAATTTTGAGAAGCTTATTCAGTGTGATCAGCGGCTATATCAATTGAGCCAACAACCAGAGATCGCATTAGAGACTGCAGTGTTTGAACCTAGGTGCTCAATATTTGAGGATCCGGTTGAATCAAAATGTGCTGGTTTTACTAATTTGAAAGATGAACATGAGGCTCTACCTGGCTATTCAGGCTCTGTGTCACCATGTGCCGGTTCCTCCATATCTGCTAAGAATGAAAACAATGATTCCATTGGAATGCCAGCTGAATATCTTCCTCAGGCAGTAGGAACAG GCATTTTTACAGGAGTTGGTGCTGTAGGTGTACAATCTGTCGGCAGAAATGTGAATGGTGCAGCACCAGAATTCAATATCCCCCATTGGTGGAGTCAATTGAAGGTGCCTGGGCTTAGACCGTCGATGTCAGTGGATGATCTGGTGAGCCACCTAGGTAACTGCATCTCAGAGCAGATCACTTCAGGCAATCCGGCATTGGCGAACAATGAGGTGCCAACCAAAGAAACACTCGAGGGGATTGCTCAGTACCTTCTTGGTGACACACAAGGCCCACCGGTTTCTGCTTCAGACGAGAGATCACTGATGGCCAGGGTGGACTCCCTCTGCTGTTTGATTCAGAAAGACACAGTACCAGTTGCCAAACCAAAGCCAGAGCCAAATGACAGTGACAGCATTGGCGCAGAGGCCTCAGATGGTTCCGACGAAGAATTCAGCTCCGCACCAACAGGGAAACCTACAGATGCCACCAACCCACCAGCCATGTCAAGAAAGGATTCGTTTGGGGAGCTCCTGACAAACCTCCCCCGCATTGCCTCGCTACCGCAGTTCCTCTTCAAGATCCCAGAGGATACTGAGAACTGA